ttaaaaaataaccactcattttaattattagactTAAAGTCATACTTAAACCTTACTAAAATTGGAAGAAATATGGATATAAGCAGTTAATGCAAGACTAATACTCTAATTGCAATACTAGCTAGCTAATACTAATACACTATTTGCAATCGTAGATCAATAGATGTTATTGTATATAGTAGTAGTTTCTAACTTAATCCAACAtgatttcatttcttttattaacaGATCTTGGAATCAGTTAttggttatatgataataagAAGACAacgttattaataattattttactaagAGTATATATAGTGgatgtgaattaaattatggaTATCCTACAAGATTCCATCAACTTCTATCTTAAAAGTTTCTCTTTTTTGGTATTTAAAGTTTTGAAGGAAGCTGAATGAGTTGCAGAGTTTTGAACTAGAGTCCCTCCTTATGtcacttgatttttttattatttttcttttatcaaataaaaggtTGGGGAATTTGGTATATTGATTCTTCTGGTGTGTTTTCCTGTAATTCCTATTGTCTCTTTGATACCcgctttcttaattgaatttgaGGTTTTGGAATCGGCCCTTTAAATATAGTTTTTCCTATTACCTGTGTTTTTGGTAGGTACATAGAACCAAATGGACTGGAGATGCTTCTTCAAGCCCAAAACTCCCGTCCAAACTCCACAAAAACACAAGTACTCTTTTTCCCATTTCCTACACTTTAATATATTCACATGTCCATTATTTTCTAAAGTTGTTTTTAAATGTTCCTTTATCATGTTATATTTCTAgtattttattcatttgttgTGTCATTTTCCCAATTTTTATTGACAAACTAAACAAAATgtactaaatattttatattatattttaaattaaatttaatatgtttAAAAGTCATCTTGCACCACTTCTTGTAGCAATTGTTGCTTGTGTTCCAAAAAAAGTTCACATTGAGGGAGCTGGTGAAACAGGATTCAAGATATCATCAATTGAAATTACGGATGCTATCAAAGCTGGATTGGATGAACCTATTCAGCCAGAGCCTGAGGTATTTGTTCCTTCAACTTAATTCCTTGTTAGTTGATCCTGATTTGGCTTTAGAAGAATTGATTTTCACCTAGTGACTGATGACTTGTCGATGTATTTGGTATTTGATTACATtcaaaagttgtttttttcCCTAGAAtgacatctatatttttataactaCATATTTGTTTGTAGCTATTAGATCATAACTACATGTTTGTACATATACCTTGTGTAAGTGAaatgataaattgttatttaaCTATTTTGATAGCTGAAATTTGACATGAGTTTATAAATTAAGTCTCATATGAGACATTACCTAGGTAGAATGCCACAAAAAT
Above is a window of Glycine soja cultivar W05 chromosome 12, ASM419377v2, whole genome shotgun sequence DNA encoding:
- the LOC114379148 gene encoding stromal processing peptidase, chloroplastic-like isoform X3, giving the protein MGLKAIFDGKLAVLLLSGGQVHRTKWTGDASSSPKLPSKLHKNTTIVACVPKKVHIEGAGETGFKISSIEITDAIKAGLDEPIQPEPEKRCMKINRTRRKWLTQ